GTATATCAATCAACCTTTTATGCGTGCGCATCTGGAAATGCTCGCGCGAATCTTTGTTGACGTGCGGGGACCGAATAACTGTATACAGACTTCTCTCTGTAGGCAGAGGAATTGGTCCCGCAACTCTAGCACCTGTTCTCTGTGCCGTATCAACTATCTTCTTCGCTGACTGATCGACAACCTCGTGATCATAAGCTTTGAGCCTGATACGAATTTTTTGTGTTGCCATGCTTCCTCCACGCAAAATTTATTTACTTCGTAATCTTAATAACACGCCCGGAGCCAA
This window of the Candidatus Aquicultor sp. genome carries:
- the rpsJ gene encoding 30S ribosomal protein S10, producing the protein MATQKIRIRLKAYDHEVVDQSAKKIVDTAQRTGARVAGPIPLPTERSLYTVIRSPHVNKDSREHFQMRTHKRLIDILDPTPKTVDSLMRLDLPAGVDIEIKL